From a region of the Xanthomonas rydalmerensis genome:
- a CDS encoding putative acyl-CoA thioester hydrolase: MTVSRWLLLSSTLALAAGVVTDAPALTGTTSRPQLTSSEAASQTVARHLAQAGPIGALVTDNWDPSAGVALLKADYAVAADGSTRYRTVQAAVDAAVAAGGSMRRYISVAPGTYTEVVCVPAAAPPLTLFGLGGSPASTTIRFGNANPTPKPTGSATHACASNAASSTIGTSDSGTVTVRAAQFQARNLAIVNSYVEGTYSGSNQSAVALALRGDKAVLENVVLTGNQDTLLVSAGSANTVIRAYLKGGTIEGDTDFIFGSGVAVFAGSTIRYTAARRGATDGGVIFAPSTRPGSSYGFLAIGSTFDAVGTPGSGTVWLGRAWDESVGSLANYVDGTSPNGKVVIRDSVLGGHIRKSAPWNASTIGRPYCSSGCSTSANRFYEYANSGAGSAP, translated from the coding sequence ATGACCGTATCGCGCTGGTTGCTGCTTTCCTCCACCCTGGCCCTGGCGGCCGGGGTCGTCACCGATGCGCCGGCCCTGACCGGGACCACGTCGCGCCCGCAACTGACCAGCAGCGAGGCGGCCAGCCAGACCGTCGCCCGCCACCTGGCCCAGGCCGGCCCGATCGGCGCCCTGGTCACCGACAACTGGGATCCGAGCGCCGGGGTCGCGCTGCTGAAGGCCGACTACGCCGTGGCGGCCGACGGCAGCACCCGCTACCGCACCGTGCAGGCCGCGGTGGACGCTGCGGTCGCCGCCGGCGGCAGCATGCGCCGCTACATCAGCGTGGCACCGGGCACGTACACCGAAGTGGTCTGCGTCCCCGCCGCGGCGCCGCCGCTCACCCTGTTCGGGCTGGGCGGCAGCCCGGCCAGCACCACGATCCGTTTCGGCAACGCCAACCCGACGCCGAAGCCCACCGGCAGCGCCACTCATGCCTGCGCCAGCAACGCCGCCAGCAGCACCATCGGCACCTCCGACAGCGGCACCGTCACCGTGCGCGCCGCGCAGTTCCAGGCGCGCAACCTGGCGATCGTCAACAGCTACGTCGAGGGTACCTACAGCGGCAGCAACCAGTCGGCGGTGGCGCTGGCGTTGCGCGGCGACAAGGCGGTGCTGGAGAACGTGGTGCTGACCGGCAATCAGGACACCCTGCTGGTCAGCGCCGGCAGCGCCAACACGGTGATCCGCGCGTACCTCAAGGGCGGCACCATCGAGGGCGATACCGACTTCATCTTCGGCTCGGGCGTGGCGGTGTTCGCCGGCAGCACCATCCGCTACACCGCGGCCCGCCGCGGCGCCACCGACGGCGGCGTGATCTTCGCGCCCAGCACCCGCCCGGGCAGCAGCTACGGCTTCCTGGCCATCGGCAGCACCTTCGATGCGGTCGGCACTCCCGGCAGCGGCACGGTGTGGCTGGGCCGGGCCTGGGACGAGAGCGTGGGCAGCCTGGCCAACTACGTCGACGGCACCTCGCCCAACGGCAAGGTGGTGATCCGCGATTCGGTGCTGGGCGGGCACATCCGCAAGAGCGCGCCGTGGAACGCCTCGACCATCGGCCGGCCGTACTGCAGCAGTGGCTGCAGCACCTCGGCCAACCGCTTCTACGAATACGCCAACAGCGGCGCCGGCAGCGCCCCCTGA
- the bamE gene encoding outer membrane protein assembly factor BamE domain-containing protein, with protein MAPRLLSLCGLLALGLAFSRVHAAGRDAAACTHALHQVFAGTSSAATLPPSCTRLGPVALGMRRQQVLAALGQPDITRRDTAHPDTLSVVYLYPRGFDAQLAQQPRPAAALAYSQLAVRFRHDRVVNAIASATPGAPLPFDLLGQPVGTHVDRVLQAIGGQPQWNASRDYVQFAAMPLGLEVDPDTSALVGLDIAATKQDLDSFALPGLQLSKETQSGLVNGVR; from the coding sequence ATGGCACCCCGGCTTCTTTCGCTGTGCGGCCTGCTCGCTCTCGGTCTAGCCTTCTCGCGGGTCCATGCCGCCGGCCGCGATGCGGCGGCCTGCACGCACGCGCTGCATCAGGTTTTTGCAGGCACCAGCAGCGCCGCCACCCTGCCCCCCTCATGCACACGTCTCGGCCCGGTCGCGCTCGGCATGCGCAGGCAACAGGTCCTGGCCGCGCTGGGCCAGCCGGACATCACCCGCCGCGATACGGCGCATCCGGACACGCTCAGTGTGGTGTATCTGTATCCGCGCGGATTCGATGCGCAGTTGGCGCAGCAACCGCGGCCAGCCGCCGCCCTCGCCTACAGCCAGCTGGCGGTGCGCTTTCGCCACGACCGGGTGGTCAACGCGATCGCCTCCGCCACCCCCGGCGCGCCATTGCCGTTCGATCTGCTCGGCCAGCCGGTCGGCACGCACGTCGATCGCGTGCTGCAGGCGATCGGCGGCCAGCCGCAATGGAACGCCAGCCGCGACTACGTGCAGTTCGCGGCGATGCCGCTGGGCCTGGAGGTCGATCCGGACACCTCGGCTCTCGTCGGGCTGGACATCGCAGCCACCAAGCAGGACCTGGACAGCTTCGCCCTGCCCGGCTTGCAACTGAGCAAGGAGACGCAAAGCGGGCTGGTCAACGGGGTGCGCTGA
- a CDS encoding phytoene/squalene synthase family protein produces MSSSSALDAFLDKWRRRWPEWAVAEAFVPASQRARTVAWFALLQEFDDILNIAGDPLPADAKLAWWGEELRSWAGQRSRHPLGRVLEPVAAPWTQLAEALPSLPQSRAAAADTAHALERLEPFAQAVVAVERALFEAPVEGAAVPVALQVLAQRLVEAGAATAPLALRGGDEAQQRQRWAQALLKPWPRRVRGPRARRILSALARARTAQQATATPKPPGQMATLWRAWWAGLG; encoded by the coding sequence ATGAGCAGTTCGTCCGCCCTGGATGCCTTCCTCGACAAATGGCGCCGCCGCTGGCCGGAATGGGCCGTGGCCGAGGCCTTCGTGCCGGCGTCGCAGCGCGCCCGCACCGTGGCCTGGTTCGCCCTGCTGCAGGAGTTCGACGACATCCTCAACATCGCCGGCGATCCGCTGCCGGCCGACGCCAAGCTGGCCTGGTGGGGCGAGGAACTGCGCAGTTGGGCCGGGCAGCGTTCGCGGCATCCGCTGGGACGGGTGCTGGAGCCGGTGGCCGCGCCGTGGACGCAACTGGCCGAGGCCTTGCCGAGCCTGCCGCAGTCGCGCGCGGCCGCGGCCGACACCGCGCACGCACTGGAGCGGCTGGAGCCGTTCGCGCAGGCGGTGGTCGCGGTCGAGCGCGCGCTGTTCGAGGCCCCGGTCGAGGGCGCCGCGGTGCCGGTCGCGCTGCAGGTGCTGGCGCAGCGCCTGGTCGAGGCCGGCGCCGCCACCGCGCCGCTGGCGCTACGCGGCGGCGATGAGGCGCAGCAGCGCCAGCGCTGGGCGCAGGCGTTGCTGAAGCCATGGCCGCGCCGCGTGCGCGGGCCGCGCGCGCGACGCATCCTGTCGGCGCTGGCGCGTGCGCGGACGGCGCAGCAGGCAACCGCCACGCCCAAGCCGCCGGGACAGATGGCGACGCTGTGGCGCGCCTGGTGGGCCGGGCTGGGCTAA
- the dksA gene encoding RNA polymerase-binding protein DksA → MAAKKPAKKAVQAAKKPAKPVAKKATVSAASKPLKKAAPAKSAAKVAPAKSASKAVAKKPAAKPVAAASAKSAPAKKAPAKKAPAKPVAPAKVATKPVPAAKPAAKTPAAKPGAKVAAAPAKSKPATASVAPAVATSVPKSASKPAAAKPVPVKPAAAAAAPAPKPVAAKPAASSTPPQKNPVSVSKSSAKTPTKSESTPKAPVAKPTGKVAVAVTAKSNTPAKPAKYKVVEYKTDEATGRPILPKGYKPAADEEYMSALQQEYFRQRLLTWRADLVEESKQTIENLRDEVRDIGDEAERATRETENSLELRTRDRYRKLIGKIDSTLKRLDAGDYGYCVDTGEEIGLERLEARLTAERTIDAQERWEHLQKQQGD, encoded by the coding sequence GTGGCTGCTAAAAAACCTGCAAAGAAGGCCGTCCAGGCCGCCAAGAAGCCTGCCAAGCCCGTCGCCAAGAAAGCGACGGTGTCCGCCGCCAGCAAACCGCTGAAGAAAGCCGCGCCTGCGAAGTCGGCAGCCAAGGTCGCGCCGGCCAAATCGGCCAGCAAGGCTGTGGCCAAGAAGCCGGCGGCCAAGCCCGTGGCGGCGGCGTCGGCCAAGTCCGCTCCTGCCAAGAAGGCCCCGGCCAAGAAGGCGCCCGCCAAGCCAGTCGCACCGGCCAAGGTCGCGACCAAGCCTGTGCCCGCCGCCAAGCCGGCAGCGAAGACGCCCGCGGCCAAGCCTGGCGCCAAGGTTGCGGCCGCTCCTGCCAAATCCAAACCGGCCACCGCTTCCGTCGCACCTGCGGTGGCCACCTCCGTACCGAAGTCGGCCTCCAAGCCGGCTGCGGCCAAGCCTGTCCCGGTCAAGCCCGCCGCGGCCGCTGCAGCACCGGCTCCCAAGCCCGTTGCCGCCAAGCCCGCCGCGTCGTCGACCCCGCCACAAAAGAATCCCGTGTCCGTTTCGAAATCCTCCGCGAAAACCCCCACCAAGTCCGAATCCACCCCGAAGGCCCCGGTCGCCAAGCCCACCGGCAAGGTCGCGGTGGCCGTGACCGCCAAGTCCAACACCCCGGCCAAGCCGGCCAAGTACAAGGTGGTCGAGTACAAGACCGACGAGGCCACCGGCCGTCCGATCCTGCCCAAGGGCTACAAGCCGGCGGCGGACGAGGAGTACATGAGCGCGCTGCAGCAGGAGTACTTCCGCCAGCGTCTGCTCACCTGGCGCGCCGACCTGGTCGAGGAATCCAAGCAGACCATCGAGAACCTGCGCGACGAAGTCCGCGACATCGGCGACGAGGCCGAGCGCGCCACCCGCGAGACCGAGAACTCGCTGGAACTGCGGACCCGCGACCGCTACCGCAAGCTGATCGGCAAGATCGACAGCACGCTCAAGCGTCTGGACGCCGGCGACTACGGCTACTGCGTGGACACCGGCGAAGAGATCGGCCTGGAGCGCCTGGAAGCGCGCCTGACCGCCGAGCGCACCATCGATGCGCAGGAGCGTTGGGAGCACCTGCAGAAGCAGCAGGGCGACTGA
- a CDS encoding M23 family metallopeptidase: MRVALVSGAALALVLLTAPLAPALHAQTPAAAGAEARSVFPRSASQGALVIGKVAPGSRVQYAGRTLRVSDYGSVVFGIGRDERGPLRIAVQRPDGGSETVEIAVTPRDWPLEQVNGVPPKTVNPPPAIAERIKREQAQVTAARDRDDPRTDFAAPFIWPVQGRISGRFGNARVYNGQPGAGHSGMDIAVPTGTPVKAPAAGVVTFAAPDLYLTGGTVLLDHGYGVSSNFLHLSRIDVKVGDRIAQGQVIGAVGATGRATGPHLHWGMNWFDVRIDPLLVLERTKQP, encoded by the coding sequence ATGCGCGTCGCCCTGGTGTCCGGCGCCGCACTGGCGCTGGTCCTGCTGACCGCACCGCTCGCCCCGGCGCTGCACGCGCAGACGCCGGCCGCGGCCGGCGCCGAGGCGCGCAGCGTGTTCCCGCGCAGCGCCTCGCAGGGCGCACTGGTGATCGGCAAGGTGGCGCCCGGCAGCCGCGTGCAGTACGCCGGACGCACCCTGCGTGTCAGCGACTACGGCAGCGTGGTGTTCGGCATCGGCCGCGACGAGCGCGGTCCGCTGCGCATCGCCGTGCAGCGCCCGGACGGCGGCAGCGAAACCGTCGAGATTGCGGTGACGCCGCGCGACTGGCCGCTGGAACAGGTCAACGGGGTGCCGCCGAAGACGGTGAATCCGCCGCCGGCGATCGCCGAGCGGATCAAGCGCGAACAGGCCCAGGTCACCGCCGCGCGCGACCGCGACGACCCGCGCACCGATTTCGCCGCGCCCTTCATCTGGCCGGTACAGGGCCGCATCAGCGGTCGCTTCGGCAATGCCCGGGTCTACAACGGCCAGCCTGGCGCCGGGCATTCCGGCATGGACATCGCCGTGCCCACCGGCACTCCGGTCAAGGCCCCGGCGGCCGGCGTCGTCACCTTCGCTGCTCCCGACCTGTACCTGACCGGCGGCACCGTACTGCTGGATCACGGCTATGGCGTCAGCTCCAACTTCCTGCACCTGTCGCGGATCGACGTGAAAGTCGGCGACCGCATCGCCCAGGGCCAGGTCATCGGCGCCGTCGGCGCCACGGGTCGTGCGACCGGGCCGCATCTGCATTGGGGGATGAATTGGTTCGACGTACGGATCGACCCGTTGCTGGTGTTGGAGCGCACGAAGCAGCCCTAA
- the yidD gene encoding membrane protein insertion efficiency factor YidD, producing the protein MAYHGGVIARALIALLHLYQRFISPLLGPRCRFVPSCSAYAVTAIARFGALRGGWMAARRVGRCHPFHPGGFDPVPDPTAPPPCRCQGKH; encoded by the coding sequence GTGGCATATCATGGTGGCGTGATCGCCCGCGCTCTCATCGCCTTGCTGCACCTGTACCAGCGCTTCATCAGCCCGCTGCTGGGGCCGCGCTGCCGTTTCGTGCCCAGTTGCTCGGCGTATGCGGTGACCGCCATCGCCCGTTTCGGCGCATTGCGCGGCGGCTGGATGGCCGCCCGCCGCGTCGGCCGCTGCCACCCCTTCCATCCTGGCGGGTTCGACCCGGTGCCCGACCCCACGGCGCCGCCACCCTGCCGCTGCCAAGGAAAACACTGA
- a CDS encoding sensor domain-containing diguanylate cyclase, with the protein MKRLCRWCCLLLCLGMVGSALGQELLLQRLAADPPAPEVVAGRHDAAFADAGHGATLYERSKQPTWWRIRADRAIGSAGQPQLVLQSPYLTRVEAWVPGRTAPTRHAIYGADADLRYSTRALVIALPQGLPRGASIWLRVHAPAAMPMPVGIVPLAQVQREDLHYVGWRAFILGSTAVLAILAIALWARLREPIYGYFTANVMCVLLYLLGLGGEARAVPGLASVFASSPTPMRIVAALGGFFIITFQRRQLEMHRQLPRLDRVLRLCALFLLGIAMACLVSDSVVLSLLGNVGLIVGAALLLPCCLLLALRGQRYAWPLLASWTPLWMLCVLRCLELTGWLHLDLAAPLLAHGISLALAISCLLVTFGLAEQMLELRRDRDRVSRMATVDELTGMLTRAALQQRLAEALQDAARSERPLALAYIDIDHFKRINDIHGHAGGDACLRWVAACARARLRSTDTLGRQGGDEMLLLMPGATLEAARRVAEDIRQHVAAQPLPREGQALSCTLSVGVAQWQHGESVAALLQRADAALYASKAAGRNRVSVSPTHRVTHQEPQP; encoded by the coding sequence TTGAAGCGCCTGTGCCGTTGGTGCTGCCTGTTGCTGTGCCTGGGGATGGTCGGGTCGGCGCTGGGGCAGGAACTGTTGTTGCAACGGCTGGCCGCCGACCCTCCGGCGCCGGAGGTGGTGGCGGGGCGCCACGATGCCGCGTTCGCCGATGCCGGCCATGGCGCGACCCTGTACGAGCGCAGCAAGCAGCCCACCTGGTGGCGCATCCGCGCCGATCGCGCGATCGGCAGCGCGGGCCAACCGCAGCTGGTGCTGCAGTCGCCGTACCTGACCCGGGTCGAGGCCTGGGTGCCGGGACGCACCGCGCCGACCCGGCACGCGATCTACGGTGCCGACGCCGACCTGCGCTACTCGACCCGCGCCCTGGTGATCGCCTTGCCGCAGGGACTGCCGCGCGGCGCCTCGATCTGGCTGCGGGTGCATGCGCCGGCGGCGATGCCGATGCCGGTGGGCATCGTGCCGCTGGCGCAGGTGCAGCGCGAGGACCTGCACTACGTCGGCTGGCGCGCCTTCATCCTCGGCTCGACCGCGGTGCTGGCGATCCTGGCGATCGCGTTGTGGGCGCGCCTGCGCGAACCGATCTACGGGTACTTCACCGCCAACGTGATGTGCGTGCTGCTGTACCTGCTCGGCCTCGGCGGCGAGGCGCGCGCGGTGCCCGGCCTGGCCAGCGTGTTCGCGTCCTCGCCGACGCCGATGCGCATCGTCGCCGCGCTCGGCGGCTTCTTCATCATCACCTTCCAGCGCCGGCAACTGGAGATGCACCGGCAACTGCCGCGGCTGGACCGGGTGCTACGGCTGTGCGCGCTGTTCCTGCTCGGCATCGCCATGGCCTGCCTGGTGTCGGATTCGGTGGTGCTGAGTCTGCTGGGCAATGTCGGGCTGATCGTCGGCGCGGCCCTGCTGCTGCCGTGCTGCCTGCTGCTGGCCCTGCGCGGGCAACGCTACGCCTGGCCGCTGCTGGCCTCGTGGACGCCGCTGTGGATGCTGTGCGTGCTGCGCTGCCTGGAACTGACCGGTTGGCTGCACCTGGATCTGGCTGCGCCGCTGCTGGCGCACGGCATCAGCCTGGCGCTGGCGATCTCCTGCCTGCTGGTCACCTTCGGCCTGGCCGAGCAGATGCTGGAGCTGCGTCGCGATCGCGACCGCGTCAGCCGCATGGCGACGGTGGACGAACTCACCGGCATGCTCACCCGCGCCGCGCTGCAGCAGCGCCTGGCCGAGGCGCTGCAGGACGCCGCACGCAGCGAGCGGCCGTTGGCGCTGGCCTACATCGACATCGACCACTTCAAGCGCATCAACGACATCCACGGCCACGCCGGCGGCGATGCCTGCCTGCGCTGGGTCGCCGCCTGCGCGCGGGCGCGCCTGCGCAGCACCGACACGCTCGGCCGCCAGGGCGGCGACGAGATGCTGCTGTTGATGCCCGGCGCCACGCTGGAGGCCGCGCGGCGCGTGGCCGAGGACATCCGCCAGCACGTCGCCGCGCAGCCGCTGCCGCGCGAAGGCCAGGCGCTGTCATGCACCCTGAGCGTCGGCGTGGCGCAATGGCAGCACGGCGAGAGCGTCGCGGCGCTGCTGCAGCGCGCCGATGCCGCGCTGTACGCCAGCAAGGCCGCCGGCCGCAACCGCGTCAGCGTGTCCCCCACCCACCGCGTCACCCACCAGGAGCCCCAGCCATGA
- a CDS encoding dihydroorotase, with product MSASTLIVNARLVNEGRETQGDLRIADGRIAAIAPQLAAREGETVVDAAGRWLLPGMIDDQVHFREPGLTHKGDIASESAAAVAGGLTSFMDMPNTNPPTLDAAALQAKYDAAHGRAWGNYGFYLGASNDNLAAIQTLDPKTAPGIKVFMGASTGNMLVDNPQTLDAIFRDAPTPIITHCEDTPTIDATLAAFKEKYGEALTPDMHPDIRSREACLKSSQLAVSLAKKHGTRLHVLHISTADELALFTPGPIQGKRITAETCIHFLRFDRADYATLGNLIKCNPAIKDASDREALIRAIAEDVIDVLATDHAPHTWEEKSKPYAQAPSGLPLVQYALVAALELVHEGRLSVAQVVHKFAHAPALLFDVHERGFLREGYHADLVLIDDTAFTVRREDVLSKCGWSPFEGRSFRSKIAATWVNGVLAWDGTRLVGSPNGQRLAFDR from the coding sequence ATGTCCGCTTCCACACTGATCGTCAACGCGCGCCTGGTCAACGAAGGCCGCGAAACCCAGGGCGACCTGCGCATCGCCGACGGCCGCATCGCCGCGATCGCCCCGCAGCTGGCCGCGCGCGAGGGCGAGACCGTGGTCGACGCCGCCGGACGCTGGCTGCTGCCCGGCATGATCGACGACCAGGTGCACTTCCGCGAACCCGGCCTGACCCACAAGGGCGACATCGCCAGCGAATCGGCCGCGGCGGTGGCTGGCGGCCTGACCAGCTTCATGGACATGCCCAACACCAATCCGCCCACGCTCGACGCCGCCGCACTGCAGGCCAAGTACGACGCCGCGCACGGCCGCGCCTGGGGCAATTACGGCTTCTACCTGGGCGCCAGCAACGACAACCTGGCCGCGATCCAGACCCTGGACCCGAAGACCGCGCCCGGCATCAAGGTGTTCATGGGCGCCTCCACCGGCAACATGCTGGTCGACAACCCGCAGACCCTGGACGCGATCTTCCGCGACGCGCCGACGCCGATCATCACCCATTGCGAAGACACCCCGACCATCGACGCGACCCTGGCCGCGTTCAAGGAAAAATATGGCGAGGCGCTGACCCCGGACATGCACCCGGACATCCGCTCGCGCGAAGCCTGCCTGAAGTCCTCGCAGTTGGCGGTGTCGCTGGCGAAGAAGCACGGCACCCGCCTGCACGTGCTGCATATCTCCACCGCCGACGAGCTGGCGCTGTTCACGCCCGGCCCGATCCAGGGCAAGCGCATCACCGCCGAAACCTGCATCCACTTCCTGCGCTTCGACCGCGCCGACTACGCCACGCTCGGCAACCTGATCAAGTGCAACCCGGCGATCAAGGACGCCAGCGACCGCGAAGCGCTGATCCGCGCGATCGCCGAGGACGTGATCGACGTGCTCGCCACCGACCACGCGCCGCACACCTGGGAAGAGAAGAGCAAGCCGTATGCGCAGGCCCCGTCCGGCCTGCCGCTGGTGCAGTACGCACTGGTCGCGGCGCTGGAACTGGTCCACGAGGGCCGGCTCAGCGTGGCCCAGGTGGTGCACAAGTTCGCGCATGCGCCGGCGCTGCTGTTCGACGTGCACGAACGCGGCTTCCTGCGCGAGGGTTACCACGCCGACCTGGTGCTGATCGACGACACCGCGTTCACCGTGCGCCGCGAGGACGTGCTGTCCAAGTGCGGCTGGTCGCCGTTCGAAGGCCGCAGCTTCCGCTCCAAGATCGCCGCGACCTGGGTCAACGGCGTGCTGGCCTGGGACGGGACCCGCCTGGTCGGCAGCCCCAACGGGCAGCGCCTGGCGTTCGACCGCTGA